The Mucilaginibacter yixingensis genome window below encodes:
- a CDS encoding bifunctional riboflavin kinase/FAD synthetase, producing the protein MKIYHHIDEFSPVPGAVVTIGTFDGVHQGHRKIISGITELAKASGGESVILTFFPHPRMILHPEDQWLKLITTIAEKATLLEELGVDHLIITPFSRDFSNQSPEEYIRQVLVEKIGTRKIVIGYDHHFGKDRAGSLADLQRLGPQYGFEVMEIPEQDINDVAVSSTRIRNALLENDIATANNCLGYPFFITGKVIRGDQIGRQIGYPTANIQPHESYKLIPGDGIFAVTVDIDGETYKGMAYIGQRPTVNGITRNIEVNIFNFNREIYNQDIRMNFLHYIRGDMKFNGLDALTAQLAQDKIDTLRLLGS; encoded by the coding sequence ATGAAGATCTACCACCATATTGATGAGTTTAGTCCAGTGCCCGGCGCCGTGGTAACCATTGGCACGTTTGATGGTGTGCACCAGGGACACCGCAAAATCATCTCTGGTATTACAGAACTGGCCAAAGCATCGGGCGGCGAAAGCGTGATCCTCACCTTCTTCCCCCACCCGCGTATGATCTTGCATCCGGAAGATCAGTGGCTTAAACTCATTACCACTATTGCAGAGAAGGCAACTTTGCTGGAAGAGCTTGGGGTAGATCACCTCATTATCACGCCATTTTCGCGCGATTTCTCTAATCAATCGCCAGAAGAATATATCCGCCAGGTGTTGGTTGAAAAAATTGGCACCCGCAAAATTGTGATTGGATACGATCATCATTTTGGCAAAGACCGCGCCGGCAGCCTGGCCGATCTGCAACGCCTGGGCCCGCAATATGGTTTCGAAGTAATGGAGATTCCGGAACAGGATATCAATGATGTAGCCGTAAGTTCTACCCGCATCCGCAATGCACTGTTAGAGAATGATATTGCTACCGCCAACAACTGTCTGGGTTATCCTTTTTTTATTACCGGCAAAGTAATTCGCGGCGATCAGATCGGTCGGCAAATTGGCTATCCTACCGCCAACATTCAGCCGCACGAAAGCTATAAACTTATCCCTGGCGACGGCATCTTTGCCGTGACTGTAGACATTGATGGTGAAACCTACAAAGGCATGGCTTACATTGGTCAGCGCCCAACGGTAAACGGCATTACCCGCAATATCGAAGTAAACATCTTTAACTTTAACCGCGAGATCTACAACCAGGATATCCGCATGAATTTCCTCCACTACATTCGTGGTGATATGAAATTTAACGGCCTCGACGCATTGACCGCCCAACTGGCGCAGGATAAGATTGATACGTTGCGACTGTTAGGCTCATAG
- the truB gene encoding tRNA pseudouridine(55) synthase TruB — protein MNPKLQEYIDGKLLLINKPYRWTSFDVVGKLRNAFKPLKLKVGHAGTLDPLATGLLIICTGKMTKQIDSFQAQEKEYTGTFTIGATTPTYDLESAVDHTFETGHITEQLLRDTCQQFIGDIQQYPPAHSAVKVDGERLYEKARRGEEVELRLRNVTITEFELTRIELPEVDFRVVCSKGTYIRSLANDFGKALNSGAHLSRLRRTRSGDFKIEDASEVMEMVGSIRALRDDSADTNEIAPVAVS, from the coding sequence TTGAACCCGAAATTACAGGAATATATAGACGGCAAACTGCTGTTAATTAACAAACCTTACCGGTGGACCAGCTTTGACGTTGTTGGCAAACTGCGCAACGCCTTCAAACCGCTGAAACTAAAAGTAGGTCACGCCGGAACGCTTGATCCGCTGGCGACTGGCTTACTGATCATCTGCACCGGTAAAATGACCAAGCAGATAGACAGCTTCCAGGCGCAGGAGAAAGAGTATACCGGTACATTCACCATCGGTGCCACCACTCCTACTTATGATCTGGAGAGCGCCGTTGACCACACGTTTGAAACCGGCCACATTACAGAACAGTTGCTGCGCGATACCTGCCAGCAGTTTATAGGCGACATACAGCAATACCCACCCGCACACTCGGCCGTTAAGGTTGATGGTGAGCGCCTCTATGAAAAGGCCCGCCGCGGCGAGGAAGTAGAACTGCGCCTGCGCAACGTAACCATTACCGAGTTTGAGCTGACCCGGATTGAGTTACCTGAAGTTGACTTCAGGGTGGTGTGCAGCAAGGGCACCTACATCCGCTCGCTGGCTAATGATTTCGGGAAGGCTTTGAACAGCGGTGCGCATCTTTCAAGATTGCGCCGTACCCGCAGTGGCGATTTTAAAATTGAAGATGCCAGTGAGGTGATGGAAATGGTGGGCAGCATTCGTGCGCTGCGCGATGATTCCGCAGATACTAATGAGATTGCACCGGTTGCTGTTTCATGA
- a CDS encoding NADPH-dependent FMN reductase yields the protein MITIISGTNRPNSATLKLAKYYQSQLSAKGQDCHLLSLTDLPASLIATDLYGKRSEEFKPIQELISATSKFLFVIPEYNGSFPGILKTFVDACDFPDSFYEKKAALVGLSSGRYGNIRGVEHFTGVCGYMHIHLLPLRIYIPFVRQELNEEGNLFQPETLKFTDEQIEKFIAF from the coding sequence ATGATCACCATTATATCTGGCACTAATCGCCCCAACAGCGCTACGCTTAAACTGGCAAAATATTATCAGAGTCAACTAAGCGCCAAAGGGCAGGATTGCCACCTCCTATCATTAACCGACTTACCCGCCAGCCTTATTGCTACCGATTTGTATGGCAAACGCAGCGAAGAGTTTAAACCCATCCAGGAACTCATTAGCGCAACCAGTAAATTTTTATTTGTAATACCCGAGTATAACGGCAGTTTCCCCGGCATATTGAAAACCTTTGTTGATGCTTGCGATTTCCCAGACAGTTTTTACGAGAAAAAAGCCGCACTGGTGGGCCTGTCCTCAGGCCGATACGGCAATATACGCGGGGTAGAGCACTTTACAGGCGTGTGTGGCTATATGCACATTCACCTGTTACCGCTACGTATTTATATCCCCTTTGTAAGACAAGAACTGAATGAAGAAGGCAACCTTTTTCAACCGGAAACACTGAAGTTTACCGATGAGCAGATTGAGAAGTTTATTGCTTTTTGA
- a CDS encoding ParA family protein, with amino-acid sequence MGKIIALANQKGGVGKTTSSINLAASLAVLEYKTLLVDADPQANSTSGIGFDPRTIKNSIYECIINGTDPHEAIQKTETPNLDLLPAHIDLVGAEIEMINLTDREYKMRGVLDQVINEYDFIIIDCSPSLGLITINALTAANSVIVPVQCEYFALEGLGKLLNTIKIVQTRLNTNLDIEGILLTMYDVRLRLSNQVVEEVRTHFEDLVFETIIQRNTRLSEAPSFGMSVIMHDANCKGAINYLNLAREIVRKNGMVRDEAEATTATV; translated from the coding sequence ATGGGTAAAATAATTGCTTTGGCCAATCAAAAAGGCGGAGTGGGTAAAACCACATCATCTATCAACCTGGCGGCAAGTTTAGCCGTGTTAGAGTATAAAACATTGTTGGTAGATGCAGATCCGCAGGCCAATTCTACCTCGGGTATCGGGTTTGACCCCCGTACTATTAAAAACAGCATTTATGAGTGCATTATTAATGGTACAGACCCGCACGAGGCTATTCAAAAAACAGAAACCCCAAATCTTGACCTGCTGCCTGCCCACATTGACCTGGTTGGTGCCGAGATTGAGATGATTAACCTGACAGACCGCGAATATAAAATGCGCGGTGTGCTTGATCAGGTAATTAACGAGTATGATTTCATCATTATAGACTGTTCGCCATCTTTGGGTTTAATTACCATTAATGCGCTTACTGCCGCTAACTCGGTAATTGTACCGGTGCAGTGCGAGTATTTTGCGTTAGAGGGTTTGGGCAAATTGCTTAATACCATCAAGATTGTGCAAACCCGTTTGAACACCAACCTGGATATTGAAGGTATTTTATTGACCATGTATGATGTGCGCTTGCGCCTGAGCAACCAGGTAGTAGAAGAAGTGCGTACGCATTTTGAAGATCTGGTGTTCGAAACCATTATTCAGCGTAACACCCGTTTAAGCGAGGCCCCAAGCTTTGGTATGTCTGTAATTATGCACGATGCCAATTGCAAAGGCGCTATTAACTATTTGAACCTTGCGCGCGAGATTGTACGCAAAAATGGTATGGTAAGAGACGAGGCCGAGGCCACTACAGCAACAGTTTAA